The genomic region tttagaatttattgAAATTGGGTATATCTTTATTATATGACCATATCTTCCACGGTTAAAACATATGTTTGGTAGTGATTCATACTCCATCCTCTGTAAAAATTCATTCAATGCTAATTTTAGAGATCAATGATCGATTTAGGTTAATACAAGTTGTCGTTTAAGTAAACTTCGTGTGTGCTCCACTATATATGTCATAATCAATCTTAATCAAATTCCCTGATCACTTTTAAGATGCTCATTTTTTTACATTGCTCTAAATAAATCTTGTAATCGGATCCTTGCAACCTTATTGTTCGAATATGGTTGAGCGACATTTAAGGAAAGCAACCAAGGTTAAACCAGAAGATATTGTTCAAATACAATCTAGATGCCTTCCGCCAACACCATTGTATAGAAACCATTTGATTGGAATTTTACCATGTAATGCATTAAACCCTACCTTCCTACTAAGGAGTTTGATGATCACATTTTGTCCCATACCTTGTTTCATCAATAGATGTACTTGTTCCAAGAATTTTATCAATGGGATGCCTTTCTCAAAACTAGTCACGAgagcttttttttcttcatattttgaTGACATATTTGTTAAACTACAAGCAACAAAGGAATGAAGAAGCTGGGAAGAATAATATTTTCACACTATGAATATGCATGCTTTTGCCTGCATTTATACACAGATGAAGTCTAACAGACGCAGCTGAAATAACTGCTGACTAACTAATACCAGCTTAACAAACTAACAACTTTTGCAGTTACAGACAGTTACAAACTAACAACGGTATTACTCTTAACATTCCCCTAACTGGTTGAGTTCTGAGTTTTGAGTTCATTGAGCCACAAGACTCCAAGGGCACGTCGAAATGAAGAGAACAGCTTAGGAGTAATTGGTTTAGTTAAAACATCAACAATCTGTTGATCAGATGGTATGAAATTGACTTGTAAGAGCCCTCCAAGAATTTTTTCCTTAACAAAGTGATGATCTATTTCAACATGCTTCATTCTGGCATGCTGTGTGGGATTCTCAGCCACAGCTATTGCAGAAGAGTTGTCGCACCAAACCACTGGTAACTTGGACAACTAAATGCCCACCTCAGTTAGTAGTTGCTGAAGCCATAGAAGTTCAGAAACGTAGTTTGCTAAGCTACGGTATTCTGCTTCAGCTGACGACCTCGATACAACTGACtgcttctttgaactccagGCAATCGGATTTGGCTCTAGAAACACCACATACCCTGAAGTTGATCGACGATCTTCAACAGACACAGCCCAGTCCGCATCAGAATAACATACCAGATCTAGCTGACCTGGTGTAATCCACAGTCCATAATCCATTGTACCAGCTAGATACCTCAAGATTCGTTTGATGGCCCTCCAATGAGTTTCGCTTGGTGAGTTCATGAACTGACTTAGCTTGTTAACACTGAACAATAGTTCAGGCCGTGTGATACATACATATTGCAGCATTCCTACAATACTTCTATACAAATGAGCATCTGCCAACGGAGAACTGCCATCCGAGGCCACTAACTTTGGAGTGTTTACCATGGGAGTAGGTGTGGGAGTTGCCCCGACCATACCAGCTTTTTGAAGTAGTTCAGCAACATACTTCTGTTGACTAAGTAGTATTCCTTGTGTAGTGCGCTGCACATCAATGCCCAAGAAAAAATTAAGTGCTCCCATATCCTTGAGAGCAAACTTATTATGCAGATGAAGAACCACGTCTGCCATATCTTGATCCGAATTGCCCGTGAGGACAATGTTATCAACATAAACCATGAGCAGCATAGACTTCTCTTTAGTTCCTCGAATAAACAATGACGAATCAGCTTTGGATGCTCAAAAATCAAGCTGATCAACAAGATACTGCTTGAGCATTTGAAACCATGGACGAGGTGCCTGTCGCAAGCCATAGATTGCTTTGTTCAACTTACAGATGAGTTTCTGACTAGAAGCATCAACAACTTCAAAACCAGGGGGTTGCTCCATTTACAACTCTTCAGTAAGTTCACCATTAAGAAATGCATTGTTAATGTCAACCTGTCGTAACGACCATCCTTTCATAACAGCGAGAGCAATGACAGTGCGGATCGTGGACGCTCGAACCACCAGGCTAAAAGTGTCACGAAAGTCAAGCCCTACATGTTAAGAGAAGCTTTTTGCGACCAACCGAGCTTTGTACCTGTCTACTGTACCATCAGCCTTATTTTTTATCTTGAAGAGCCACTTGCACCCAACCGCTCGTCGAGCTGCCGGTAGGGAACAGAGGGTCTAAGTGTTGTTACGAGTCAAGGCTTGTAGCTCATTGTGGACAGCGGTCTGCCAGTACTCATAGGCCATTGCAGTGTGAATATTATAGGGCACCTCAGATGTCGGGCAAGGTGTTGTGCTCAAGTAGGCTTTTGGTTTGAAGGTTCCGACATTGCTCCTGGTGATCATAGAATGTGTGTTAAGTGGAACCAGTTGAGGGCTTTGTGATCTAGGCAAAAAATGTGGGGTAGGTGTGGCATGAGATAAAGGCTGAGATGTAGGTGGTCTAGGTGAGTCAGTTTGATTGGACAGGTCTTGTGTTATATGGTGGTGATCAGAATGTAACATAGGTGTTGCCTGTGAAGGACTAGGTGTTGTAGTGGAATGTGACGCAGGTGTTGCATGTGAGTGGCTAGGGGTTGTAGGCTGATTATGAGATGTAGTAATAGTTGGGTTGCTAGTACATGGAATTTGACTAGGATCTAATACAAAGAGTTTTGCACTAGACTGTGACACAGGACTAGATGTGATAGGAGTTGGAAAAAAAGTTTTATATGGAAATGTGTTTTCATGAAAAGTGGCATGACGGgtaacaaaaattttaccaGTTGAGTCCTGGCATTTGTAACCTTTATGTACTGGAGAATAGCCGAGAAACACACATGGTGAAGATCGAAACTGcagttttgttttgttaaaaggcCGTAGGTTGGGAAAACACAAACAACCAAAGGTGCGGAGAAAAGAGTAttcaagttttgttttaaatagcTTCTCATATGGTGATATGTCTCCTAAAGGATGAGAGGGTAACCTGTTGATTAGAAAAATAGCACTGCAAAAGGCTTCATTCCAGAACCACAAAGGCATAGCAGCAAGAGCAAGCATAGACAGACCCGTTTCAACTACTTGCCTGTGTTTGCGCTCAACAAGACCATTCTGAGCAGATGTATATGGGCACGAGAGACGCTGGAAATCCCTTGCTGTGTTAAATAGCTTTTTAATGCCTGAAACTCCCCTCTCCTATCTGTTTGTAGTATTTGAAGTTTTGTACCAAGTACTCTTTCAGCTTGGCGATGAAACTGTGGAAACACAGTAACAATTTTGGACTTTTTCTTCAAGAAATAGAGCCATGTATAGTGAGAGTATGCATCAGTAAATGCAACGTAGTAATGATAACCATTGGACACCATTGGAGCCGGTCCCCAAACATCAGCAACTATTAACTGGAGAGGTGAACTATATGTAGTGTTGGACTTAGAAAAAGGAAGCTTGTGCTCTTTACCCAAATGACAAGCAACACACTCAATTGCTTTATTATTTTCAGCAAACTGAATATTACATCGTAGAAGAGCCTTTGTAAGAATAGCTCGACAAGGGTGGCCTAGCCTAGAATGCCAAACATTGAGAGGAAGCACTTTGCTAGTTGTAAGACATTAAGCCTGCTTAGAAGTCAGTCCACCTGCAATAGGCTTGGGAATATGAAGCCGGTACAAACCATGATGCAAAGAACCTTTCAGAAGAACCTTCCTGGTTTGTAAGTCACGCACTTGGCACTGAGTAGAAAAAAACTCAAACATTACTCTGTTATCTTTTGCAAACTTGGAGACAGACAACAAATTTTTAGTGATGCCAGGCACAAACAACAATGATCTCATGTACAACGGTCTAGATAGAGTAAGTAGAGATGACTGCCCAGTAGACAAAACCGGAAGTGCTGAACCATTTCAAACAAACATCTTACCTGGACCTTTGTATGCTTCATTGTCTCTAAATGAGGTAGCCGAATTTGTAAGGTGATGCGTGGCACCTGAGTTTGGGTACCAAGAGTTATCTGCCACAGTTTCAGGAGTTGCTACATAGGCTTGAGGTTGAGCTATACCAGACGCTGGCATGTTAACCTGTGGAGAAGTACTTCCAGCAAATGAATTAGACCAAATAGAAGTAGGAGGGGTGGGAAAACACCAACCTGGTGGACACCACTGAACATTTTGCTGGGTAGATGGTGACCACTGTACCATAGGAGAACCGGGACCAATCATACAAAAATTTGCTTGTGGGGGAGGTTGAAAGTTATTACTTTTGTTAGAGGAGTCAAAACGATAGTAGCAACGATCGACAAGATGTCCGGCTTTTCCACACAACTGACATTGAATCTTTGAGTTAAAGGAACGCCCCCTCCCACGCCCCCGAGAAGCAGACGATGGCCTATGAGCAGGTATTGAGCCATTATCAATAGAAGTTTCTAAACTTTGATAAGATACCACGTTTGTCGAACTAGAAATGTCATAGTTGATAACCTGCTGGCGAGTTTCGGTATCAAGAAGCATGGAGGTAACTCCTTGAACTGTGTAGGGAATTTGACTAGCTGTAACAATAGAAATCACAGATTCATATTCAGAGGGCAGCCTATTAAGAATTGCTGTGACATGCTCATGTTCGCTAATGACTTCTCCACAGCTGGCTAGATTGTTACAGCAGCTTTTAACTTTCATCAAGAACTCCTTCATACTCACATCACCCTTGCGTTGAGAGTGCAAGGATCTGTGATAAAACATCAGTTTGGAGGTAGTTTTACTGCCATATAAAGTAACAATGGCGTTCCTGATTTTAGCACTGGTGTCCATACCAACGAGATGAGGTAGAACGGTTTGACTGATTGAAGATAGCAGCCACGACGCAAGTGCACTGTCTTGCTGTTCGTAGCGCTCAAACTCCGGGTTTACATGACGACCACCATCTCCATCTAAAACAAATTGGGTGGGAGGAACTTGCTGCACATCCAAGAAGCCTTGAAGCTTTTGCGCTTTTAGTGCTAAAAGAACCTGTTGTCACCACAACAGATATGTATTATCATCAAGAAGAATACTAATCTTCTTTGTAGAGAATAACCTATTGTCAGCAACCCTAGCAGTAGCACTGCATGCCATTTCGACAAGACTAGAAAACTGCACAGCGAACAGAAAACAACAGACTTAAAGAAACGATACCAGGATAAAACCTATatctgataccatgttaaaCTACAAGCAACAAAGGAATGAAGAAGCTGGGAAGAATAATATTTTCACACTATGAATATGCATGCTTTTGCATGCATTTATACACAGATGAAGTCTAACAGACGCAGTTGAAATAACTGCTGACTAACTAATACCAGCTTAACAAACTAACAACTTTTGCAGTTACAGACAGTTACAAACTAACAACGGTATTACTCTTAACAATATtcaataacatatatttaagGACATACTGACATTTACTTGAGAATCAATAATCATAGATTCATCATTGTGAGGATCCTCCCTCTTCTAACTTTACTTTTTTGGTTCCCCTCCCATGATTCCTCTTAATTGGTGGTTCAATGTTGTTGCTATTGTGAAAGAACATATTTGTTGCGTAAGAAAATGACCTATAGCTTAATACtctcttaaaaaatattaatttcctcataaacttaatttatattatttataaagtctCTGAATTGATTCTCAAGTTAACCAgaccctaacttaatttaaaataaaattaagatttttaaaactaataacttaattatttcAGGAGATAAACAGGAAAATGAAGATTCTGACTTATTTATATGTGAATGGTACTACTAGAAGTATTGCTGATCATTGGGGTGAGTTGGTCGCATTGAATTgcattttatcaaatttgaatGATTATAGTGAGGCTACAATGTTAGTTCTCCCCAACTAGGCCGGAAGGATTGAAGAACTTGTTATTCTTGAATGTGGGGGAGAGAAATATCCAATCCTAGTTACTGAGTTTGGTGACTTTGCAATTTCTATGCTTTCTATAGAAAAGTCGAACCTTTTTCTTTATTGCATAATGATCGATGCTCAAAGACAGAATCAAACAAGTATGATTATGGATTTGTACATAAAGGAGAcacaattaattatttcactTTTGCCGAGGACACTGACATTTGGAAGGAGGCGGTCCTAAGTGCATGCGTGgatattgaaataatgaaactaaaaataacatacagGATTTATACTaaaagttaaattgtattttatattttctatttaaaaaaaagaataaattagtcTTTGTATGTTAAATGAAGAGCAAATCAGtcctttatgtataaaaacTTCACccatttgtattgttaaaaagtGACTTGGCCAACGGAATAACCCGATAATGATACTTGACGTATCATTTGCACCTCAAGCTAATGTATAGGGAcaagtttttaacagtagaaatgaattgaatttttaatagaaggatCAATtcgctctttgatctaatgtataggtactaatttgctcaattttttaGTAGAGAGAACAAAATGTAATACGACTTTTAACATAAAGGctttcatgatacttttaccaataATGAATCATAAAGTTGATGATGTGCGCATCAAAATAAAGCCAAAACATGATAAATCGTATCATTGGGAGGTCAATTAATACAATAGAAGATCTATTCTTACTtctattaaaaaacaaaaaaaaaaacatgagaaATGGGCACAATGTTGGATCTTCGAGTAAAAGGAGATGTGAGAGAGGTGATTAAGGAATTGACAACAATAGAAATGATGCATTTACAAAAAGATGATGGAAACAATATGGAAGGAAGTGAAGATTTGATTGGACAAGATTGTGGCAAATATGATCTTGAGGTGCTTGTAAGTATGTAGAAAGCAATATATGGTATAGAAGGATGAATCATGTTCATTTTGGTGTACCTTTGCCTTGTTTTGACAGGTGAAGGGGATCTGGTCTTGGAACCAAGGGCGGTGTTGGGGGATGGGGGCTGGTAAGGGGCCGAAcctattaaaatgaaaaaattccTCTTtaaccctttataatttataaaactttaatttagtatataaaaaattacaatttaacccccaaaatgatagaaatttgatttagtcatttaaaatttataaggatATAAGCTataaaattggtaaaattaattttgctatcgtaaaaatatacaatttaattttggtctcctaaattttttaattttccctCACTTCAAAATGGATCCCgtaatctaattttatattatctattttttatatttttaagatatttttagaCAAAAGATAacataatctatatatatatatatatatatatataataaggaaAATATTTGATGCACTCTCTATGCATAAGTTTCATGCATCATCGGtgaataataacataatatctcatcactaaataaaacaaaaatagtaacaaacttataaataaatactaataattttatttaaatataattaaataataattaattataaataaatgttaaaactttaaatcttcaaaatcaagATCTTAAATCcgaaaattattaatatttatttataatagttgTAAATAAACAAGTCCTCTATAATAATGATTTCTCGTATTATTATTCACTAATAGTGTATGAAACTTATACACTGATtccataaaatattaaacactAACAACCAATCAAgtttattaacttattttaaatttcactaTAATGCATAGAATAATATCCTATTTATAAATAGAGAGTGGTTAGGGATCTTAGAAATAAGACGCTGATAAACACACGCACACAAAAAGAGAGGAAATTAGAGGAGAGGGAGATGGCGCTGGAGTACTGTGTAACAGGCGGAACCGGATTCATTGCTGCTTATTTGATTAAGTCCTTGCTGGAGAAAGGTTGCTTTGTGCGCACAACCGTGCGAGATCCAGGTCTCATGTTTtgcttgctttttttttttctttttttttctattctaaaACATTTTTCTAAGGAATATATCAAAATCTTAACATTATATAAGGTTATTATGAGCAGAGAATGTGGAAAAGGTTAGTTTTCTGAAGGAGTTGAGTGGAGCAAAAGAGAGGTTGAAGATTATGAAAGCTGATTTAATGGAGGAAGGAAGCTTTGACGAAGCTATTGATGGCGTTGACGGTGTTTTCCACACCGCTTGCCCGGTTCTTGTTCCTTATGACGATAACGTTCAGGTTCTGCtaatgcttctttttttttcttttttcttttttaagaaaGTAAAGTTTCTCTTCTGttcattaggttttttttttccaattttttttagttccaatcatatctattttttttacacaatattGAAATTACTCATAATTCTTTCCCGCCCATAAAGCACTCAAACCCACATAATAttgcattaataataatacgcATACCAAtcaattaatattcaatttatttttgttgaacttttCACTTCAGCTGATTGATTATAGAATATATGAATAcatgaataataaatatagaaaaaataattatattatcatataGAATATATTATATGAGGtataaaaaatttgtataaatatatagaacccaaaacataattataacataaaagTAGTGCAAATATTACTATTACAGTTTTATCTGCtctaaattagttaattaattaatcagaATTGCGGCACTAGCATGTGCAACATTTGAGCAATCCTATGGTCTTGATTTTGATAGtcaactttatatatatatcacatggttctgagtgaaaaaaaaacttacatatattatgaaaattttatataaaaattaaatatgagtttaattgaaataataaaagtaaagttttatatttataattatttgtgtttaaattttattatgggTAGTTTTTCTTGTAGATAATtgttgaatataaaaataaaaaataccctCGTAAGTATATTTATACGTAAAAAGATAAATACtttaataattagattaatatgtaatttatctCATGAACTTATTTTCCGTCATTTAAGTTGGAAACTTTGCATTAACATTGTTAGTTTATGTTGATGTGACATTGATGATTTATCTCATGGTGACACGTGATAACCTCTTAATATGACATGTGatgaacataaattaaattttttaaaaatataaattaattttaaaatgtataatgttTTAGACAAGTTTATATACCAAATAGGTATTTTTAGACAAGTTCAAGGGACAAATTACATATTAATCCTTAGAAAATTAATGCTATTAATAAATTGAGGTTATGCGTGTGTCTGATTTTAAGTTCAAATATCAACTAagtatttttaaacaaatttaggaGCAAACAATATATTAAcccttaataatttttaaatataaataaaaatatagttttgatATCCGGATTTTATGCAAAGTTGGTCTAATTGATTTGTCTCTGTATCCCAGTATTTTAAATTACTTGAGTGCTTCTTTATTTccaccaatatatatatatcgctTCCACCATGAAAGCTTACTTTTCTTGGGACCTAATTGCCATCATCAGCTCAATTCCAAAATTTGGCGCAGGTCACATTCTCTAAGCAACTTTGatcattctttttcattattaaaactatttattgttattatatatcgcccaaaatcaaatatctatctatatatatatatatatatatggaggaaatttttaagagtcagaattaaattgtatacttttatgataataagagtgtaattttatttttaatagtttatatctttataatctttaaatgattaaatcaatttattattatttttgaaagctaaaatatacttttatcattactaatttaaaattttataaattaaaagagatttaaatgaaaatttctccAATTTCAAGATGGgaaaactcttttaaattaaGAATGAAATCgaattaagttataattttataagaatgtttttgtattttatataataaattaataaattagtaattagtAATCAAACAACtttactaatataattaaaattaattaatttttatataaattttaataaatatatttattacatatatttttatccacGTTACAAGCATGtgataaataaatctaaagctctatttgtttcactgaaaatgacttttggaaattattttttcattttcctgtGCTTGTTTAGTAGAAAACAACGAAAAATGACTTACAGCTCAATAGAAAAGAAGTCTTTTTTCCTGTCAAATGACTTCATTTTTGAAAAGCGTAAGTCAGTTTCTGGAAAAGAGCTCAtctataagtaattttatttttatataaataacttaaatcaaacttaatgttattatatttgataatacaatttatttttaaaaaaatatttaaaatataatataaaatattataattttcaatattattaaacatatatataaatatttatatttaatcatataataaattattaatataaataatataatttattattttaataaattatttaatatttcaattttattttaataataatttttaaaaataatattttcacatattattgaaaatattcaatattaatattttaataataaatatttattacaattataaatatattaataataaatgttttgtagtataaaggttaaatatgtcataagtcaatatactcttcacaaattaagaatttagtccttgcACTTTTATTTTCGTGAAtctagtccctctactttttagatttgaaaatcaagtccaattgttaatattgttaaatttttcgtcaattttgttgatgtcacatttttaataaagaatattcacttggtagtcatgtaactaaaaatgacaATTGTAATGaactgaatttaataaaatatttttaatttatgcaaaataatgtaaaatataaatttatagatataaaataaactcaattaaacaatgataAGATAAGAAAATCTCACATGTATgcttgtttcattgaaaacagttttataaaatattttcagaaaatttgCCAAACAATACAAATTCATCTAAACACATTAGTTGGCTGAAAACAGAAACTCCAATGGTGAAAAAGGTGAATCTAGAATAAGAGAAAAGTAAAAGTTATGGGAGAGATtgaaaaaagttgaaataaaaaaaaggttaagtACTTGAGCTTTTAATTGCATTAATTAATCCAGCTTCTAATTGcattgaaaatgtttttttgaacgttggaaaattttaattagcatTAACAATCGTTGGACAGGTTTTTTTTAGCgtttttctagtttttattaatgtattaacgccattaattaatctaattaaaatcttttaatgatttttaattaaattaattaatccaGCTTTAATTGCATtggaaatgttttttttaacgTTGGAAACTTTTAATTAGCATTAACACTAATTGGAAAGGTTTAATTAGCATTAACAATAATTGGAaagtttttttaactttttcattaaCAGATTTTAATTGCATTAATTAATAGTGTTAATGTTAATTAATCCAGCTATTTAATCGTTttcttattatttcaattttcttcaatttcccccgtaatttttacttttcttagAAGTATTTcggttttttttctctcattctAAATTTATCTTTCTCACTATCGGAGTTTCTGTTTTTAGCCAagtatatatcaattttttcttcttctttgtcaTCATGCTTCTTCACTTAATGACGGTATCATTCAAatcttttgacaaaaaaaactcGCTGGCATCTAGGGGGCTGGCAAGGGCCCCGACCCccataaaatggaaaattactatttagactctttaaaatattttaaaattttaaattagtaaagataaaatttcacattgccttcctaaaattataaaaatttgatttaattttttaaaaattataaagatataggctataaaaaattaaaatttcattcgatcCCCTAAGAAATTGTTCTGGCTTCACCCCGTATATAGATCATAAATGGAAATTTCAAATTACTagaattttaattctaattttgcAATAAGAAactatgggttttttttttttgcaagaaCGAGATTATGAAATTTTCGTTTCCTTGTATCGTAGGCAACTTTGATTGATCCATGCATAAAGGGCACCTTGAATGTGCTGAGATCCTGTTCAAAAGCCAGCAGCGTGAAAAGGGTTGTTCTCACCTCTTCTTGCTCTTCAATACGCTACCGTTTTGATGTCCAGAACCAGCAAATTTCTTCTCTTAACGAATCACATTGGAGTGATCCAAACTATTGCAAACGCTACAATGTAAAAAACATGCAGGATGACTGCAACATTTTTCTTCCGTCTATTAGTTTGTTTAcatgaattttcttttccctGAAAACCTTGGTTTCCCCATGCAGCTGTTTTATGCGTATGCAAAGACAATAGGTGAACAAGAAGCATGGAGAGTAGCAAAGGAAAGTGGGATGGATTTGGTGGTTGTCAACCCATCTTTCGTGGTTGGTCCTTTGCTTGCGCCGCAACCGACCAGTACTTTGTTGCTGATACTCTCCATTGTTAAAGGTCAGATATTTCTTTTGCCAGTCAGGATGAGGTAGAAGAAGGTAGAAACGTAGAGATGGCCGAATGGATCCCCTTTTCCCTTGTGCTCTCATGCTTATATAGTGGATCATTTTTATCTCATAGTGCCACGTGACGGGTTGTATTGGCAGATTAGaagttaggggttagaggtcaGTGACCAAACATTCACTGCCAACATAGGTTGTTTGGCGTTGTGGTATGTCCCATGTGTCTTAGGTTATCTTATTCTAACGTCGCAGTCTCGTGCGGTACTAACTAATGAGTGTGCTTGCTCATCGTATAAGCCGTTACAAAGAGTTGTCATGGAGAGTTTTTGAGGGGTTCACACAAATGGTCCTATTGGggtataaaaaaaagtattttagtATTCTAAGGAAACATTATAACAAAAGGATGATGGATGGAATTATAAAGTAACGAGAAAATAATGATAAACGTAGAGAGGATTAGAATCCTTGAATCAACAAGTGTTGGATATAGTGGTAGTACACATTGTACTTTCAATGGAAGAATGCAGGTTCAAACATTGGAGATAATATTGTTGG from Gossypium raimondii isolate GPD5lz chromosome 1, ASM2569854v1, whole genome shotgun sequence harbors:
- the LOC105786255 gene encoding tetraketide alpha-pyrone reductase 2 — protein: MALEYCVTGGTGFIAAYLIKSLLEKGCFVRTTVRDPENVEKVSFLKELSGAKERLKIMKADLMEEGSFDEAIDGVDGVFHTACPVLVPYDDNVQATLIDPCIKGTLNVLRSCSKASSVKRVVLTSSCSSIRYRFDVQNQQISSLNESHWSDPNYCKRYNLFYAYAKTIGEQEAWRVAKESGMDLVVVNPSFVVGPLLAPQPTSTLLLILSIVKGMKGEYPNTTVGFVHIDDVIAAHILAMEESKASGRLVCSGPVAHWEQIIEMLRAKCPSYPFESKCSSQEGDNNAHSMDTSKIQQLGFPEFKSLPQMFDDCIKSFHDQGFL